A section of the Marinimicrobium koreense genome encodes:
- the rmuC gene encoding DNA recombination protein RmuC encodes MPLTNVTLLMAAAGGLLSGLILTVLFYHWRLKDAVAARTRELEQTLQQAQSDWALEQADHRHERDRLERQWLELRRREDELRQQWQESQHQHEQTRQRLNTAQQELAAAREKLEYLGEAQRELRQRDQALAEARRQATELETRLGQEREQFEAQVALLQDAKKQLTSEFENLANRIFESKQQQFSHSSKSLLETAIDPLKTQLTDFRRKVEDVYEKENAERNKLAGHIEQLHRQALKIGEDAVNLTQALKGNTKSQGNWGEVVLERLLEQSGLQKGREYETQVSYASADGGRRTPDVIVRLPENKDIIIDAKVSLVDYEKYCNSDDQDERDRFLGQHIQSLRNHIRGLSVKDYEQLDGVRALDFVFIFVPIEAAFMLALQQDPKLYSDAYDKHIILASPTTLLAILRTVENIWRYEKQNKNAERIARDAGALHDQFVLLLDALDTVGNHIGKTQEAFDTARKRLATGKGNLLRRVDNIRRLGAKTKKSIARDKLEEADESETLLDVDEPVDADEGLEYAADQEDEKATD; translated from the coding sequence TTGCCTCTGACCAATGTGACTTTACTGATGGCCGCCGCGGGTGGCCTGCTGAGCGGTCTGATACTGACTGTACTGTTCTACCACTGGCGGCTCAAGGACGCCGTAGCGGCCCGCACTCGGGAGTTGGAGCAGACCCTTCAGCAGGCGCAGAGCGACTGGGCGCTGGAGCAGGCCGATCATCGCCACGAGCGTGACCGACTGGAGCGGCAGTGGCTGGAGCTGCGCCGGCGTGAAGACGAGTTGCGCCAGCAGTGGCAGGAAAGTCAGCATCAACATGAGCAAACCCGACAGCGCCTGAACACGGCGCAGCAGGAGCTGGCGGCCGCCCGGGAGAAGCTCGAGTACCTGGGCGAAGCCCAGCGAGAGTTGCGCCAACGGGACCAGGCGCTTGCCGAGGCGCGACGGCAGGCGACTGAGCTGGAAACCCGGCTCGGTCAGGAGCGCGAGCAGTTTGAAGCCCAGGTGGCACTTTTGCAGGATGCCAAAAAGCAACTGACCAGTGAATTCGAAAATCTGGCCAACCGGATCTTTGAAAGTAAGCAACAGCAGTTCTCCCACAGCAGCAAATCCCTGCTGGAAACCGCCATCGATCCGCTGAAAACCCAACTTACGGACTTCCGCCGCAAAGTGGAGGACGTGTACGAAAAAGAAAATGCCGAGCGGAACAAGCTCGCCGGTCACATTGAGCAGTTGCACCGTCAGGCATTGAAAATCGGTGAGGATGCCGTCAACCTGACCCAGGCCCTCAAAGGGAATACCAAGTCCCAGGGCAATTGGGGCGAGGTGGTGTTGGAGCGGCTGCTGGAACAGTCCGGGCTGCAGAAAGGCCGGGAGTATGAAACCCAGGTCAGCTACGCGAGTGCGGATGGCGGGCGCCGCACGCCGGATGTCATCGTGCGCTTACCGGAAAACAAGGACATCATCATCGATGCCAAGGTTTCGCTGGTGGACTATGAGAAGTACTGCAACAGCGATGATCAGGACGAGCGAGACCGTTTTCTCGGGCAACACATTCAGTCATTACGCAACCATATCCGTGGTTTGAGCGTAAAAGACTACGAGCAGCTCGATGGTGTTCGGGCGCTGGACTTCGTGTTCATCTTTGTCCCGATCGAAGCCGCCTTCATGCTTGCGCTTCAGCAGGACCCGAAACTGTACAGTGACGCCTACGACAAACACATCATTCTGGCCAGTCCAACCACCTTGCTGGCCATTCTACGCACCGTCGAAAACATCTGGCGGTACGAAAAGCAGAACAAGAATGCCGAACGCATTGCCAGGGATGCCGGAGCGCTGCACGATCAGTTTGTGCTGCTATTGGATGCGCTGGATACCGTGGGCAATCACATCGGTAAGACCCAGGAGGCGTTCGATACCGCGCGCAAACGCCTGGCGACGGGTAAAGGCAACCTGTTGCGTCGGGTCGACAACATTCGCCGGTTGGGCGCCAAAACCAAAAAGAGCATCGCTCGGGACAAGCTGGAAGAGGCGGATGAGTCCGAGACTCTACTGGACGTTGATGAGCCAGTGGACGCCGATGAGGGGCTGGAGTATGCGGCAGACCAGGAAGACGAAAAAGCCACGGATTGA
- a CDS encoding DUF2489 domain-containing protein, translating to MSSTWIILSIVGAVIIVALAVVAGILQYKVHKLNQARKAQESALQAESDAQRERINKSIQVIAHAVGSDDITLTEASIRISVLLDSLGIEDEVREEFSAFYELKGATEHIPFLDAWKALSKKEKFRYDRERTTQEQFHEKAVVDAAKRIRGRNF from the coding sequence ATGAGCAGTACCTGGATTATTCTGAGCATCGTCGGAGCCGTCATTATTGTCGCTCTGGCCGTTGTGGCTGGCATCCTGCAGTACAAGGTGCACAAACTGAACCAGGCCCGCAAAGCCCAGGAGTCGGCGCTGCAGGCCGAGAGCGACGCCCAGCGCGAACGCATCAACAAAAGCATCCAGGTCATCGCTCACGCCGTCGGCTCCGACGATATTACCCTGACCGAGGCCAGCATCCGGATCAGCGTGTTGCTGGACAGTCTCGGTATCGAGGATGAAGTGCGGGAAGAATTCTCAGCCTTCTACGAACTGAAAGGGGCGACAGAGCATATCCCCTTCCTGGATGCCTGGAAGGCGCTCAGCAAAAAAGAAAAATTCCGTTATGACCGGGAGCGCACAACTCAGGAGCAGTTCCACGAAAAAGCCGTGGTGGACGCCGCCAAACGCATCCGCGGTCGCAACTTCTGA
- the trmA gene encoding tRNA (uridine(54)-C5)-methyltransferase TrmA → MAIHQVFPDQYDAQLNQKVARLKEDFARFDLPEIDVFSSPEKHYRLRAEFKMWQDDGQVNYAMYQPGEYKKPFLIDDFPVASEQINRLMPELLAAINADPILRLKLFQVEFLTTLSGEALITLLYHKRLDEAWEEAARALKKQLGVDLIGRSRKQKVVMDRDFVVERLQVADKVFQYQQVETGFTQPNGRVCEKMLTWAVEQSRPFGDDLLELYCGNGNFTLPLAQNFRHVLATELAKSSLASAEYNQRLNGVDNVTLVRMSSEDFAQALDKVRPFRRLRHVDLDSYSFSTIFVDPPRAGLDPHTTRITQRFDNILYVSCNPDTLKHNLDTMTQTHRIEHFAVFDQFPYTHHLECGVVLRKR, encoded by the coding sequence ATGGCCATTCATCAAGTATTCCCCGATCAGTACGACGCCCAATTGAACCAGAAAGTGGCGCGACTGAAAGAGGATTTTGCGCGCTTCGACCTGCCCGAAATTGACGTTTTCAGCTCCCCGGAAAAGCACTACCGGCTACGTGCCGAGTTCAAGATGTGGCAGGACGATGGCCAAGTGAACTACGCCATGTATCAGCCGGGGGAATACAAAAAGCCGTTTTTGATCGATGACTTTCCCGTCGCCTCCGAACAGATCAATCGGTTGATGCCCGAACTGTTGGCCGCCATCAATGCCGACCCCATACTGCGGCTGAAGCTGTTTCAGGTGGAGTTTCTGACCACCCTGTCCGGTGAAGCGCTGATCACCCTGCTCTACCACAAGCGTCTGGATGAAGCCTGGGAGGAGGCCGCCCGGGCCCTGAAAAAACAGCTGGGCGTGGACCTGATTGGTCGAAGCCGGAAACAGAAAGTGGTGATGGACCGGGACTTTGTGGTTGAGCGCCTGCAGGTGGCCGATAAGGTTTTCCAGTATCAACAGGTAGAAACCGGATTCACCCAGCCAAATGGTCGCGTCTGCGAAAAAATGCTGACCTGGGCCGTGGAGCAGAGCCGGCCGTTCGGTGATGATCTACTGGAGCTGTACTGTGGGAATGGCAATTTCACGTTGCCCCTGGCCCAGAACTTCCGCCACGTGCTGGCCACCGAGCTGGCCAAAAGTTCGCTGGCCTCCGCCGAATACAATCAGCGCCTGAACGGCGTGGACAATGTCACTCTCGTGCGGATGTCCAGCGAGGATTTTGCCCAGGCACTGGACAAGGTCCGGCCGTTTCGCCGGTTGCGCCATGTGGACCTGGACAGTTACTCGTTCAGCACCATTTTTGTCGATCCGCCCCGGGCGGGGCTGGACCCCCACACCACCCGCATTACCCAGCGGTTTGATAATATTCTGTATGTGTCGTGCAACCCGGATACGTTAAAGCACAACCTGGACACTATGACCCAGACCCATCGTATCGAACATTTTGCGGTGTTTGATCAGTTCCCCTACACCCATCACCTCGAGTGCGGGGTGGTACTGCGCAAGCGATAA
- a CDS encoding two-component system sensor histidine kinase NtrB, whose translation MNACRLKHGFRFLWLGLWLVWSPAVWAQEEAAWPAALLWAVIGLLLVFQTLLIIGLQRSRLNNKRARNALRQNKVELEARIAERTESLNQTNQQLQDEVAHHQATEILLRETQDYLHSIINAMPSVLIGVTPDGTVTHWNSAAELETGLNPEQALGRPLTEVYPALPISMETITRTIESGVPFVNENIQEGQGSNARYTDLSIYPLIAVQAIGAVIRLDDITMRVRIENMMIQNEKMMSLGELAAGMAHEINNPLSTVLHGVQNIQRRTSLELQQNHKVARELGVDLEQLHQYLNKRRVFHFLEDIREAGERSMHIVSNMLEFSRGNNRAHEQFDLVRIVQHTLELSDNTLNLQSSQGHRRPDIITELAPDLPPVVGSAAEIQQVILNLLRNAVQAFQSDERDEAQSTAPVIHLRAYLERGAAVLQIEDNGPGMSEDVRRHIFEPFFTTKEVGQGTGLGLSVSYFIITEHHSGTIEVDSMPDEGTCFTIRLPLADRTEHHRTSHSLSSGSSL comes from the coding sequence TTGAACGCGTGCCGGCTGAAACACGGTTTTCGATTCCTCTGGCTGGGTCTGTGGCTGGTCTGGTCGCCAGCGGTCTGGGCTCAGGAGGAGGCCGCGTGGCCGGCCGCGCTGCTGTGGGCGGTGATCGGGTTGCTGCTGGTGTTTCAGACGCTACTGATCATCGGGCTGCAGCGCAGCCGGCTGAACAACAAGCGGGCGCGCAATGCCCTGCGCCAGAACAAGGTGGAGCTTGAGGCCCGCATCGCTGAGCGCACCGAGAGTCTGAATCAGACCAATCAACAGTTGCAGGACGAAGTCGCCCATCACCAGGCCACCGAGATTCTGTTGCGGGAAACCCAGGACTACCTCCACAGCATCATCAATGCGATGCCGTCGGTGCTGATCGGTGTCACCCCTGACGGAACCGTGACCCACTGGAACAGCGCGGCGGAACTGGAAACCGGCCTGAATCCGGAGCAGGCGCTGGGGCGACCACTGACCGAGGTGTACCCTGCCCTGCCCATTTCCATGGAAACGATCACCCGCACCATCGAAAGCGGCGTGCCCTTCGTGAATGAAAACATTCAGGAGGGCCAGGGTAGCAACGCGCGCTATACCGACCTGAGTATCTACCCGCTGATCGCGGTTCAGGCGATTGGAGCGGTCATCCGGCTGGATGACATCACCATGCGTGTGCGCATTGAAAACATGATGATCCAGAACGAAAAAATGATGTCGCTCGGCGAACTGGCCGCCGGGATGGCGCACGAAATCAACAACCCCCTGAGCACAGTACTGCACGGCGTACAGAACATTCAGCGGCGGACCTCGCTTGAGCTTCAACAGAACCACAAGGTGGCCCGGGAGTTGGGGGTCGACCTGGAGCAGCTTCACCAGTATCTGAACAAGCGCCGGGTATTCCACTTTCTGGAGGACATTCGCGAAGCCGGCGAGCGATCCATGCACATTGTCAGCAATATGCTGGAATTCTCCCGCGGCAATAACCGGGCTCATGAGCAGTTCGACCTGGTGCGCATCGTCCAGCACACACTGGAGTTGAGTGATAACACCCTCAATCTGCAAAGCAGCCAGGGGCACCGGCGCCCGGACATCATTACCGAGCTGGCTCCGGACCTGCCACCGGTGGTGGGCTCCGCGGCGGAAATCCAGCAGGTAATTCTGAATTTGCTGCGCAATGCCGTCCAGGCTTTCCAGAGCGATGAGCGCGACGAGGCACAGAGCACGGCGCCGGTCATTCATCTGCGCGCCTACCTGGAACGCGGCGCGGCGGTTCTGCAGATTGAGGACAACGGGCCGGGCATGTCCGAGGATGTGCGCCGCCACATTTTTGAACCCTTTTTCACCACCAAGGAGGTCGGTCAGGGCACGGGGCTTGGATTGTCGGTCTCCTACTTCATCATCACCGAACACCACTCGGGTACCATTGAAGTGGACTCAATGCCCGACGAGGGGACCTGCTTTACCATTCGCCTGCCCCTGGCTGATCGCACCGAACATCATCGCACATCTCACTCGCTTTCTTCGGGGTCTTCCTTATGA
- a CDS encoding cyclic nucleotide-binding domain-containing protein has translation MLSSQPQTPTTDPAFDLSLTRTLVPLKDMSESHLRDLLSHSQAEVVFAGQTLFRAGEYDRQHLYLLHGDILLTDRQGTQTRIKGRSTLMPLAHQQPRPVTAVAETDCSILRIDSERLDQLLTWSQVSDYLQLNVARERDLDEDIEWMTTVLRSNLFFKVPPLNVEQIFYRLKPRVVHTGETIIRQGEIGDCCYFIKEGEAEVHRHGEGGWVHLADIGPGRCFGEDALVNDAPRNARVRMLSDGVLMVLDKQDFYRLLKAPDVPTVPLATLPEARARGAVLVDTRSEEEYSAQHLSQAVNIPLSLLAIKSRLLAEDVEYLCYCDTGRRSRATAHLLRQQGYRAQALNDAPALFGDPQWAEQFEDPAPYVLKEGRACREPI, from the coding sequence ATGCTGTCATCGCAGCCTCAGACGCCGACCACCGATCCGGCTTTTGATCTCTCTCTGACCCGCACCCTGGTGCCGCTCAAAGATATGAGCGAAAGCCACCTCCGGGACCTGCTCTCACACAGCCAGGCGGAAGTGGTATTTGCCGGGCAAACCCTGTTTCGTGCCGGAGAATACGACCGTCAGCACCTCTATCTGCTGCACGGTGATATCCTTTTGACCGACCGGCAGGGAACGCAGACCCGCATCAAGGGGCGTTCCACCCTCATGCCGCTGGCCCACCAGCAGCCCCGGCCGGTGACGGCGGTTGCCGAGACCGACTGCAGTATCCTGCGCATCGACAGTGAGCGCCTGGACCAACTGCTGACCTGGAGTCAGGTATCGGACTACCTGCAACTGAACGTAGCCCGCGAGCGAGACCTGGATGAAGACATCGAGTGGATGACCACGGTGTTGCGCTCCAACCTGTTCTTCAAGGTCCCGCCTCTGAATGTCGAGCAGATCTTCTACCGCCTGAAGCCCCGGGTGGTTCATACCGGTGAAACCATTATCCGCCAGGGTGAAATCGGTGACTGTTGCTATTTCATCAAGGAAGGGGAGGCGGAGGTTCATCGCCACGGCGAAGGAGGCTGGGTGCACCTGGCCGACATCGGTCCGGGACGCTGCTTTGGGGAAGATGCCCTGGTGAACGATGCCCCGCGTAACGCCCGGGTCCGGATGCTCAGCGACGGCGTGTTGATGGTGCTGGACAAGCAGGATTTCTACCGGTTGCTCAAAGCTCCTGACGTGCCGACGGTCCCGCTGGCCACCTTGCCCGAGGCACGCGCTCGAGGCGCTGTTTTGGTGGATACCCGAAGCGAAGAGGAGTACAGCGCGCAACACCTTTCCCAGGCGGTCAATATCCCTCTGAGCCTGCTGGCCATCAAATCCCGCCTGCTGGCCGAGGATGTGGAATACCTGTGCTACTGCGACACCGGTCGCCGCAGCCGGGCCACGGCTCACCTGCTGCGTCAGCAAGGGTATCGCGCCCAGGCTTTGAATGACGCTCCCGCGCTCTTTGGTGACCCTCAATGGGCGGAACAGTTCGAAGACCCGGCCCCTTATGTGTTAAAAGAGGGCAGGGCGTGTCGGGAACCCATCTGA
- a CDS encoding NAD(+) kinase encodes MSEFTTIGLIVRRNSDRALYSLKRLIRFLQSRGRAFVLEQETAEHLPDQELVKDATHTVSLEVLGAHCDLVIVVGGDGSMLSGARALVESGVPLLGVNRGRLGFLTDITPEDIEEKVGEVLAGEYVEEQRFLLDMSVYHRGQLVSAGDALNDVVLHPGEFIRMLEFELYVDGHFVTSQRSDGMIVSTPTGSTAYALSGGGPILHPRLDAIGLVPMNPHTLSSRPMVVPGDSEIKILVGEHNNTNPQVTCDGQIHFMTHPGDEVLIRKKPQLLKLIHPVNHNFYERCRSKLGWGGHLLD; translated from the coding sequence ATGTCCGAATTCACCACCATCGGCCTGATAGTGCGCCGCAACAGCGATCGGGCACTGTATTCCCTGAAGCGCCTGATCCGCTTCCTGCAGAGTCGGGGGCGGGCTTTTGTGCTCGAGCAGGAAACCGCCGAGCACCTGCCGGATCAGGAGTTGGTCAAGGATGCGACCCACACCGTCTCCCTGGAAGTGCTGGGTGCCCACTGTGATCTGGTGATCGTGGTCGGTGGCGACGGCAGCATGCTCAGCGGCGCGCGGGCACTGGTTGAAAGCGGCGTTCCCTTGCTGGGAGTCAACCGGGGTCGTCTGGGCTTCCTGACCGATATCACCCCGGAAGATATTGAAGAGAAAGTGGGCGAAGTGCTCGCCGGTGAATACGTTGAAGAACAGCGCTTTCTGCTGGATATGAGCGTTTATCATCGGGGTCAGCTGGTCAGCGCCGGCGATGCCCTCAATGATGTGGTGCTGCACCCGGGCGAGTTTATCCGGATGCTGGAGTTCGAGCTCTATGTGGATGGCCACTTCGTCACCAGCCAGCGCTCCGACGGCATGATCGTATCCACGCCCACCGGCTCCACCGCCTACGCGCTGAGCGGCGGTGGGCCGATTCTGCACCCCCGCCTGGATGCCATTGGCCTGGTGCCGATGAACCCGCACACGCTCAGCAGTCGGCCAATGGTGGTGCCGGGGGACAGTGAAATCAAAATTCTGGTGGGGGAGCACAACAACACCAATCCCCAGGTCACCTGTGACGGTCAGATACACTTTATGACCCATCCGGGCGATGAGGTGCTGATTCGAAAGAAGCCGCAACTGCTCAAACTGATTCACCCGGTCAACCACAACTTCTACGAACGCTGTCGCTCCAAGCTGGGGTGGGGTGGACACTTGCTGGATTGA
- a CDS encoding metallophosphoesterase, whose protein sequence is MGSELAGAGLSGEWRGYDVIGDVHGCAETLERLLHKLGYRQGPSGYYHHTRQAIFVGDIIDRGPRIREALQLVHAMVTAGAARMVLGNHEFNALAYCTPKAGCAAEAPVEYLRPHTPRNSRQLAETLEQFADYPDEWNAYLAWFRRQPLFLEWPEFRVVHACWDAELIARHRARFGDGRFDEAFLQETGIPGSDAARIKQRLTSGVDLPLPKGMTIVSSDGVERTHFRTKFWAPDAQTYEELLFQPDPLPDGFGQQRISPEHRQRMVTYGADEKPVFVGHYWLKGHPEPIASNIGCLDYSAVKFGRLVAYRFDGETQLNPKKFVWAYVDP, encoded by the coding sequence ATGGGCTCAGAGTTGGCCGGAGCGGGTTTATCGGGTGAGTGGCGGGGCTACGATGTGATCGGCGACGTGCATGGCTGCGCCGAGACTCTCGAGCGGCTTCTGCACAAGCTTGGCTACCGGCAAGGCCCAAGTGGCTACTACCATCACACCCGCCAGGCGATTTTCGTCGGCGATATCATTGATCGAGGGCCGAGAATCCGCGAGGCGCTCCAGCTGGTGCACGCCATGGTGACGGCCGGTGCCGCCCGCATGGTCCTGGGCAACCACGAGTTCAATGCGTTGGCCTATTGCACACCCAAAGCCGGGTGCGCTGCGGAGGCCCCGGTCGAGTACCTCCGCCCCCATACGCCCCGCAACTCCCGCCAGCTTGCCGAAACCCTCGAGCAGTTTGCCGATTACCCGGATGAGTGGAATGCGTACCTGGCCTGGTTCCGTCGCCAGCCATTGTTTCTGGAGTGGCCGGAATTTCGCGTCGTTCACGCTTGTTGGGATGCCGAGTTGATCGCCCGGCACCGGGCCCGCTTTGGTGATGGCAGGTTCGATGAAGCCTTTCTGCAGGAAACCGGCATTCCGGGCAGCGATGCCGCGCGCATCAAACAGCGCCTCACCAGCGGTGTGGACCTGCCTCTGCCCAAAGGCATGACCATCGTTTCCAGCGACGGGGTCGAGCGGACCCACTTTCGGACCAAATTCTGGGCGCCGGATGCGCAGACCTACGAAGAGCTCCTGTTTCAGCCCGATCCTCTCCCAGACGGCTTTGGTCAGCAACGGATCAGCCCCGAACACCGGCAACGGATGGTAACCTATGGCGCGGATGAAAAGCCCGTATTCGTCGGCCACTACTGGCTCAAAGGCCACCCGGAACCGATAGCATCCAACATTGGCTGCCTGGACTACAGCGCGGTCAAGTTCGGCCGACTGGTGGCCTACCGATTCGACGGAGAAACGCAACTGAACCCGAAAAAATTTGTCTGGGCCTACGTCGACCCCTGA
- a CDS encoding rhomboid family intramembrane serine protease, which yields MTWIPVKQLPLTRDLTELSRFLHQRGLIHRITDEGSHQQIWVQDPALVDPLADLTERWLQGELELPTDDSPRREAPTGPGPRQFPVTVALLILSAAGALIGMNILGGALIPWLTFQPLSLTGAGPEFGNWGEAMARGELWRLLTPAFLHFSAFHILFNGLWIWELGRRLEAVLGVGHYLLFFVGTAVAANLAQFAGGPSVFGGMSGVVYALIGFIWMRQKFSPHPILAVPPGIIGFMLVWLVICFTGIVDRFIGGSIANGAHLGGLLAGMAWGILTSKTEAG from the coding sequence GTGACCTGGATCCCCGTCAAACAACTCCCCCTGACCCGCGACCTGACCGAACTCAGCCGCTTTCTCCACCAGAGAGGCCTGATCCACCGCATCACCGACGAAGGCAGCCACCAACAAATCTGGGTCCAGGATCCCGCCCTGGTAGACCCACTGGCGGACCTCACCGAACGATGGTTGCAGGGCGAGCTGGAGCTCCCCACCGACGATTCACCACGTCGCGAGGCACCCACCGGCCCCGGCCCCCGACAGTTCCCGGTTACCGTCGCGCTGCTGATACTCAGCGCCGCCGGTGCCCTGATTGGTATGAATATCCTCGGCGGCGCCCTGATTCCCTGGTTGACGTTCCAGCCTCTGAGCCTGACCGGCGCCGGCCCGGAATTTGGCAACTGGGGCGAGGCCATGGCTCGGGGCGAACTCTGGCGCCTGCTGACCCCCGCATTTCTGCACTTCAGCGCCTTCCACATCCTGTTCAACGGCCTCTGGATCTGGGAGCTGGGCCGTCGCCTGGAGGCGGTATTGGGGGTCGGTCATTACCTGCTGTTTTTCGTAGGCACCGCCGTTGCCGCCAACCTGGCCCAGTTTGCCGGTGGTCCGTCGGTCTTTGGTGGCATGTCGGGCGTCGTCTACGCCCTGATCGGATTCATCTGGATGCGCCAGAAGTTCAGCCCGCACCCGATACTGGCGGTCCCGCCGGGCATCATCGGCTTTATGCTGGTCTGGCTGGTGATCTGCTTCACTGGCATCGTCGACCGCTTCATCGGTGGCTCCATCGCCAACGGCGCCCACCTCGGCGGCCTCCTTGCCGGCATGGCCTGGGGTATCCTGACCAGCAAAACCGAGGCGGGTTGA
- a CDS encoding YeaC family protein yields MNYQDLLNSLTPEVYENLKRAVELGKWPDGRVVTPEQRQHCMEAVIAYEHKHLPPEQHTGYIPPKPHTHCGGEGEVAEAEQPLKWK; encoded by the coding sequence ATGAACTACCAAGACCTGCTCAATTCACTGACCCCGGAAGTTTATGAAAACCTCAAGCGCGCGGTGGAACTGGGCAAATGGCCCGACGGCCGGGTGGTAACGCCGGAACAACGCCAGCATTGCATGGAGGCGGTCATCGCCTACGAACACAAACATCTACCCCCGGAGCAACACACCGGCTACATCCCACCCAAGCCCCACACCCACTGCGGCGGCGAGGGCGAAGTGGCCGAAGCCGAGCAGCCTCTCAAGTGGAAGTGA